A single window of Methylobacterium nodulans ORS 2060 DNA harbors:
- a CDS encoding intradiol ring-cleavage dioxygenase, which translates to MRDFNASNITQAVIDRMADTPDPRLRTVLSSLVRHLHAFVSEVELSFDEWQGAIGFLTRTGQMCDDHRQEFILLSDTLGVSMLVDAINHHMPPGATETTVLGPFYVKAAPLMPNGSDISGGLTGEPLLVRGSVASADGTPLADATVDVWHADDEGFYDVQRLDKLGNLAGRAQFRTDAAGRFSFWTIMPKWYPIPDDGPVGDMLKATARHPNRPAHMHFMIAADGHETLITHVFSAESPWLDSDAVFGVKTSLIAEFSSHEPGTAPDGREIASTYRCLDYTFGLKPRTADLSVPPRQDPG; encoded by the coding sequence ATGCGCGACTTCAATGCGTCCAACATCACCCAGGCCGTGATCGACCGGATGGCGGACACACCCGATCCGCGTCTCAGAACGGTCCTGTCGAGTCTGGTGCGGCATCTCCACGCCTTCGTGAGCGAGGTCGAGCTCAGCTTCGACGAGTGGCAGGGTGCGATCGGCTTCCTCACGCGCACGGGTCAGATGTGTGACGACCATCGCCAGGAATTCATCCTGCTCTCGGACACGCTCGGGGTGTCGATGCTGGTGGATGCCATCAACCACCACATGCCGCCCGGGGCGACGGAGACGACCGTGCTGGGCCCGTTCTACGTGAAGGCCGCGCCGCTCATGCCGAACGGCTCGGACATCTCGGGCGGCCTGACCGGCGAGCCGCTCCTCGTGAGGGGCTCCGTCGCCTCCGCCGACGGTACGCCGCTCGCGGATGCCACCGTGGACGTCTGGCACGCTGATGACGAGGGATTCTACGACGTCCAGCGGCTCGACAAGCTCGGCAACCTAGCCGGCCGGGCTCAATTCCGGACGGATGCGGCCGGGCGTTTCTCGTTCTGGACGATCATGCCGAAATGGTATCCGATCCCGGATGACGGCCCGGTCGGAGACATGCTCAAGGCCACGGCGCGGCATCCGAACCGGCCGGCCCACATGCATTTCATGATCGCCGCGGACGGCCACGAAACCCTGATCACGCATGTCTTCTCGGCTGAAAGTCCATGGCTGGACTCGGACGCGGTGTTCGGGGTCAAGACTTCGCTCATCGCGGAGTTTTCCAGCCATGAACCCGGCACAGCGCCCGATGGCCGGGAGATCGCCTCAACCTACCGCTGTTTGGACTATACCTTCGGCCTCAAGCCGAGGACGGCCGACCTCTCCGTGCCGCCCCGGCAGGACCCCGGCTAA
- a CDS encoding AraC family ligand binding domain-containing protein, giving the protein MRSDRAADYQDVPRPVAVMPKTYAAGSATGIHSHPRAQLLYATAGLMVATTERGTWLVPSGHALWIPPGILHDVRMCGPVAMSSAYIAIAGEPSSPACRVLRVSRLLEAALAALAEEPVLYDEHGRGGLLAALVLDEIQRAPETPLALPMPQDPRLRRVCEEIIADPGSSRDLDAWARIAGASRRTLTRRFRFETGLSFGEWRTRARVARALALAAEGAAPREIAASVGYAHPQVLRIVMHRTLGFGDAERGRSTS; this is encoded by the coding sequence ATGCGCTCGGACCGCGCTGCGGATTACCAGGACGTGCCGCGCCCGGTGGCGGTGATGCCGAAGACCTACGCGGCAGGCAGTGCAACCGGGATTCACAGTCACCCGCGTGCGCAACTGCTCTACGCGACAGCGGGGCTCATGGTCGCCACCACGGAGCGGGGCACCTGGCTCGTCCCATCGGGCCACGCGCTCTGGATCCCGCCCGGAATTCTCCACGATGTGAGGATGTGCGGCCCGGTCGCGATGTCCTCCGCCTACATCGCGATCGCAGGCGAGCCGTCATCGCCCGCGTGTCGCGTTCTGCGGGTTTCGCGTCTGCTCGAAGCAGCGTTGGCCGCCCTCGCCGAGGAGCCGGTGCTGTACGACGAGCACGGGCGCGGCGGACTTCTCGCCGCGCTGGTGCTGGACGAGATCCAGCGCGCGCCCGAGACGCCGCTGGCTTTGCCGATGCCGCAAGACCCGCGGCTGCGGCGCGTATGCGAGGAGATCATCGCCGATCCGGGATCCTCTCGCGACCTCGATGCCTGGGCTCGAATAGCTGGAGCCAGTCGCCGCACGCTGACGCGTCGGTTCCGCTTCGAGACCGGCCTGAGCTTCGGGGAATGGAGAACCCGTGCGCGTGTTGCGCGCGCCCTCGCGCTTGCTGCGGAAGGCGCCGCGCCGCGCGAGATTGCGGCCTCGGTCGGCTACGCGCATCCGCAAGTGCTGCGGATCGTCATGCATCGTACACTCGGTTTCGGTGATGCCGAGAGGGGCCGCAGCACATCATGA
- a CDS encoding MFS transporter: MSPDRLSRRTLLFVNVAHALDHFVLLIYPTAVIAIAASTGLGYASLIGLATGSFVAFGLCSLPVGWLADRFGRRTMLAVFFVGYGLSCLGVASASSPIGFAIWLLLLGMASAIYHPIGSTMLVTHARRLGRDLGINGVWGNLGAASASGATALITAALGWRAAFIIPGLVCLVAGCAFMAMVPVDGDGQARKTKGPAVIPVAHPFALLGVFAVAIVAGGMTFNVTTIALPKVIDEQLGLDLPLALTGSLATVVFVFGALMQLLMGRLVDRLALPTIFVGLAVLQPLGLGLASVSSGVPLLIGLVLVVAAIYGQVVVNDAMVARYVPAHHRAKAYSVRYFLGFTVSGLAVPLIALLHEAGGFGLVLAAAGGFGAVIFAAAVAFYTIAQRTAPRSAAPAE, from the coding sequence ATGAGCCCTGACCGCCTGTCCCGACGCACCCTGCTGTTCGTCAATGTCGCGCATGCGCTCGATCATTTCGTGCTGTTGATCTACCCCACCGCCGTGATCGCCATCGCGGCCAGCACGGGCCTGGGCTACGCATCGCTGATCGGGCTCGCCACCGGCAGCTTCGTGGCCTTCGGCCTCTGCTCCTTGCCGGTCGGCTGGCTTGCCGACCGGTTTGGCCGCCGCACCATGCTGGCCGTCTTCTTCGTCGGTTATGGCTTGTCGTGTCTCGGCGTGGCATCGGCATCGAGCCCGATCGGCTTCGCGATCTGGCTCCTGCTGCTGGGCATGGCATCCGCCATCTACCACCCGATCGGCTCGACCATGCTGGTCACGCATGCGCGGCGCCTGGGCCGGGATCTCGGCATCAACGGCGTGTGGGGGAATCTCGGTGCGGCCTCGGCCTCCGGCGCGACCGCCCTGATCACCGCGGCCCTGGGCTGGCGGGCCGCCTTCATCATCCCGGGCCTGGTCTGCCTCGTCGCCGGGTGCGCATTCATGGCGATGGTCCCGGTCGATGGCGACGGGCAGGCCCGGAAGACGAAGGGGCCGGCGGTCATCCCCGTCGCGCATCCATTCGCTCTCCTCGGGGTGTTCGCGGTCGCCATCGTGGCGGGTGGGATGACCTTCAACGTGACCACGATCGCGCTGCCGAAGGTCATCGACGAGCAGCTTGGGCTTGACCTGCCGCTTGCGCTGACGGGCTCGCTGGCCACGGTCGTGTTCGTGTTCGGGGCGCTCATGCAATTGCTGATGGGACGCCTCGTCGACCGGCTCGCGCTCCCGACGATATTCGTCGGCCTGGCCGTGCTTCAGCCGCTGGGCCTGGGCCTCGCGTCGGTCTCCTCGGGCGTGCCGCTCCTCATCGGACTCGTTCTGGTCGTCGCAGCGATCTACGGGCAGGTGGTGGTCAACGACGCGATGGTGGCGCGCTACGTTCCCGCCCATCACCGGGCGAAGGCGTACAGCGTGCGGTACTTCCTCGGCTTCACGGTGAGCGGGCTCGCGGTGCCGTTGATCGCGCTCCTGCACGAAGCGGGCGGATTCGGGCTGGTGCTGGCCGCGGCGGGCGGCTTCGGGGCGGTCATCTTCGCGGCGGCGGTGGCCTTCTACACGATCGCGCAGCGAACGGCGCCTCGATCCGCGGCGCCCGCAGAGTGA